The DNA region CTTCGAGGGAATCgtgaaaggaaaagagagagaatcttgTCCTGAAGAAAATGATCTTGTGAATCCTTTCATGATGAGAACCGTGAAAGAAAACCGTTGGAAcactgaaaaaaataaaaatcccgTCATGAAAAGATTCTAGCCcctgaaagaaaaatattggagatgatcttacaACACTTTATGAAGTTCAATTATGCCATGGCTATATTGCTACTGGTTGCCCCTTACTGTTCAGTTCAATCACTATGAATTgtcaaaaaattatgaaatgaaCAGTCACGAGATATGCCTATTATATTAATCCGGATGGGTCTCATTACAAGCcggtgacaaaaaaaaaaacaaaaacaaaaaggcaaaaaaagaaacaaatggaTTGCATCCCTGGACGATCTGTGCCAACTTTTTTGCCCCCGCTCTGGACCTGTCCACCCGCTTTTCCCTTCTTTTGGGGAGGCAAAATTGGGCAGGAGatgggaaagaaagaaagaaaggcgAGACGCGGCGACGGCGGACTACCTTGGGGTCGGGGAACTGGGTCAGGCACCCTAGGAGACCCTCCAGCTGCTTCAGCTTCATCTCGTCGTCGTCCCCTCGCCGTCTGTGTAGCCGTTGCGGAGCAAGCAGAGCACACGACGGACGCCGTGGAAGGTAATGGAGGTCTCGCCGCCGGCGAGACACTGGCGCCTGCGCCTCCGGCTCCGAGGGATCGCCGTATTTTTAGGGCCCGTTGGCCAGCGGCCCTGAACTGGGCTGAGCCTACACCTTACCAGTACTAGCACGCGAGGCCCAAAACTAGCGAAACGTGGTGGAGCAGGCTCAGTTGATTCGCCCCGGCTCTTCACTCCTTTCCGCTTTCCGAAGACACAAACCATGCGCGTCGCGTCGCACGGTGGACGACGGCGACGCGGCCTAGGAGTCCCAACCGTCGTCCGTCGCGTCGCCGCGGCCGTCGCTACGCCGGCTGGCTGCTTCCGCGGCCTCGTCTTCTTGCGCTCGGCCACTTGCTCGGCTGCTCCTCGCGTGCCGCCCGATGGACGTTGCCCCTGCGACCGCGCGCGGCACCGGTACGCGAGGAGGCGGCCGCCGGCGTGCGTAAGGTGCATGGGAGAATTCTGCGTGCTACGTACATCTCGATCGAGGTAGGCGCTTGTTGACATCATCTGTTTTTCTGCCCAGGTTTCTATGGATTACGGAATGAGTAGACGAAATTAAAGAATGAGTTCGTGGTTGCTGCATTATTCTTTTGTTCTTGGCGGGAGGGGAGTTTTTTTAAATAGGGCATGGGGTTCCCTCCATGCAAGTTTTAACGAGAGACTAGTCTATCTCTCTTCTCTGAAATGCTACAGATTTAGTTAGAACTGATTTACACTGATATTCTGCGTGCCACGTCTCATTTGATTCCTATATTCAGCAAAATGGTCACTACAGCGAGCTCCCTGGCCTCCTGTCGTTGATCATCCACATCTGAACTTCTGAAGGCATCTATGATCAGTTGTGCAAATACACCTACCGCTACCGGTGAATCTATTGTTTCCTTCGTAACTTTATGTGATAATCTTGATCGTGAGTACCACCCAGTCACCCACAAGACATCGGATGATCATGCCCTCGAAGACATCGAACCTGGATCGGGACCATTGTCGACACTATAGCAGAAACCAAAGCAATCcaagtgagaaaaaaaaagtgaaggaGGAAATATGGCTCTAGTTGAGATGGTCGCAAGTACACAAATTTGCAGTGGATGAGGAATAACCAATGATGTAATAttttatacacacacacacacactttaGAATATGATGAATGTATATTGTAATTAATACTCTAAACATGTTCCATATGTTCTTTTGTTATTCTGCTCCTATTAGTTGACAATTTACATTTCTATGTTTAAAAAATAGTGAATCAAGACGAGTCATTTCCCCCCTATTTCTCTACAAGTGATAACACAAATAATTCAGATTATGAAATGCACATTAGTCAGCGAAACATCTAACTTGGCACTAATCACATGATCAGAGCTCTTATTACATATAAGTTGCTAGGTACTAACAAATGCACATAATGTCCAGCAGATAATCAACTCAAACTTAGATACTGTGCTTACTTATCATGCAATGTATCCAGATCATTCTACTTGAACTGAAGAGTCTAAAACATGAGCTTTTAATTTAGTATATATAGTAGTACAAAGCTAGAACCGATGGTTAAATATAGAGGATTTTGTAGAATACATAGCATCCAACATATAAAAGACATCTCCACTAGAGCACTACTTAAGCAACTCATTCATTGTTCAGGTGGTCCATGTAAGCTTGATACCTACATAGAAGGGAATTAACAAAATGTAAGAATTATAAGCGATTATACACACAACGAGTTTATTCTGCGCCTAACCACactgtagttcactgttgcgtcacctccaattacaactcaaaaaatATCAGTTATGATTAGAAAAATAATCAGTTACAATaacacagatagttgagttacgatcacataatAAAATGTATATAATTATAACTAGAGAAGATACTCGAGTtatgatcatatatatttataataactGATATATTTTGTAGATcataactatactgcttttagGATCGTAACTGAGAGTGTGCAcagaggtgaacaagttacgatcatatgacaaaaaaatacataattacgaCCAGAGAAAATATCcgagttacgatcatatatatttgtagtaactgacatatcttgtgGATCACAACTGCACTGCTTTTGGGATCGTAACTAGACgtgtgcgcagaggtgaacTATGTTGCGCCTAGGCACGCACGCAcgagcacacacacacacacacacatatacatatacatatacattccaactgaaaaaaaaaacacatttttgcaGGTATTGGCATGGTTTTGTAGGGTTTTTTTCTCAAGGCCCTCTGGTATATAATAGCCAAGAAAAAGTTTATAATTTTGTATGCTGGCAATTCAATTTAATTAAGTAAACTGCACACCTTCCATTTTAAAAAAGGTATGTTAATCCTTTTAGTCTATATTTTGCTTTACTATGTGTTACTAACTCAATCGAGATTTGAATTGTTCTGATGATATAGAAATGAAAAACacttatataatttatttcaaATAAGCAGAATTGCTGAATTATAAactactactacagaaaaggtcatcactgctggtttttgaATTAACAGTGAATTAGCGAAAGTGATAATGATGGATTATCACCGCCAGCTTATTAACAGacagtgatagtaagtatcactaccggttcaagtCTTGAACTAAAGGTTTATCTATCCCTAAGtgtaattttgataattaatgataatacttatggactaacaattgtgttatGAATTGTTATTAGACtgtttcataggtgatgtatgatggattgagcatggattcattAATAAACGCCATGAAGAACAAGAGAGATGCATCAACatcaatgagctctaggtgatgctcatgtgatgaagaagaaactagAGTGGAAGAGACCTCGAAGGTTGAGTATGGTCTcaataagattgataataagcATAAAGAtaaagttacttgtggagattaagtgactaaataTATGAGATTATCAATTACGTTTTATGGACCAGCACATAtactatgtgcttgagagtgagtagGGTTaagttctatatgaagattgataataagaATGAAGATCAAGTTACTTGTtaagatcaagtgacttaagatataaaattatcaaatgaGTTTTATGGATTAACACTTGTagtttgtgcttgagagtgagttgaggttagtttctataagaaggcatgagttaaATTGAGATACTCACTATGTCAAGTTGAAAAGGCAaaatcaagacaagcttagtgagCAACATATATGTTTGATGCTCGCGGTTCATATTttggtggtgaaccaaatgaagataaCACAAAAAAGTGAAGTCTCATATGCTTCGTGTGTGGGAAGCCATCAAGAGAGCTCCATCAAGCTTCAGGAAGAccaagagaagatcgagaagagAAGCGATGATGAACATCGTCATCAAGTTCAAGTGGAGAGTTGATGACAAATCTTGAAGAAGCATCGAGGCTAAGATAATGAATTCATCAAGTCCGGCAAGATttctcaaggcaaaggtataactaaaatatgttttctagttttgttgGTCTCAAGGAGTTGGGTGGGAGGCCGGGTTATAGGATctatagccgtactatcaagagggtcTATCGAAAGCATTGCTCAATTGTTATGTCAAGTGCTCAAACCACGTGCTTAGTACGGAatgtgtttgtgttgagagttctcTTTATAAGTCCGGAGTATCTAAAATGTGTTTTAGATCTAACCAATTATTGTTGTTGGCCTTTGTGACGTTTGGTATGCCATGTGGTATCTAGTTTAATCTCTGGTGATTAAACTCGTGATAGTATCGGATGTGTGTTTCCGAAAGTTCATAGTGTGCCTTTGTTGGCAGAAGTCTGTGTgtatcggaagttctgatgttaGGATCGGATATTCCGATTGGGATCGGACAGTCTGATCTCTAAGAACTTGGTGTTCTCGGTTTACTGAGTGATAGGTATCGGAAATTCTGGTGTAtcgatcggatgttccgacatGGATTGGATAGTCTGGTTTGTTGAGGACTTGGTGTTCTCAGTTAGCTGTGTGGGagttaatcggaagttccgatatggtgatcggaagttctgattgTGATCGAAATCTTCGATCTTGTGCCGAGTTGGGGTTCTTGGTTAGGAATTTGtttttaatcggaagttccaatttCTGGATTGGAAGTTTCGATGTGTAGTTTTCACCAGATCTAGGTTGGTCTGTGAAGTTCAAATCTGTTGTTTTGAACTGATCAGAAGTTTTGATGTGgagatcggaacatccggtgtgtgctGGAAAagattgtaacggctagtttctgaccATTGGGATTCTAGGGATTAGAAGTTCTAATTAACGCAGAATCTTtcaaacggctagttttttagagttgGGTATAAGTACCCCTTGGCCTCATTGTGTGGGGTTGACATTTTGGCTGGCTTTGTGCTGCTTGTGAGAGGTGTTAGAACTTgttgttccacctttgagtgctctcctcctctctctatcAAGATTTTGTGATAATCAagtctttgtggcttagtgaggataaaGTGAGGTGTGTGAAGCTTGGATTGCTCGCACGTGTCGTattagttgcgtgtgtttgagTACTTGGTGTTGATCGTGCGCGAGTTCAGGAGTTTATTACTCTTGAAGGCCACCGTCTTCTAGATGGCTCGGTGGTGGATTGCCAATAATcctctcaagtgaagattgtgagaaGGAGTTGGCCATAATGGAAGAGTTGGGAGCAGCTTCTCAAGATTGGGAGCATGATAGTGGTCCAGACGGTCGCTATGTGGCTACAACGATTAGCTCAGAGAACGCGTGGTAGTCGGGCATAAGTGGTAGAGGCGGCCACAGTGGAGACGGTGACCACCGCTCTACTTTGACTGTCACTACCCCTCGAGACCGGTTTTGGTAGATTGAAGCGAAGTGAGACAGCGGTGGATGCGGGAGATGCCTCTATCTATAAAAGAATTATCACTTTCGGTTTGGAAACGAATCGGCattgataataattaacatcATTAGTTTGTCTTCGTCAATTATTACTTCGTCGGTGGAGCTtctgaaccgatagtgataatatttatcattgtcggtttgaAAAATAAATCGGCAAAGATAAACATTATCACTGTTGTTTATTAAATACACGTCTTTTTATGcacttcttttaaaaaaaacaatgatGTATATTATCGGTTAGTAAccagaaccgacaatgatacctACTATCACTACCTATTATTACTGAACTGGTAATAAAAAAGGAGCAAAAGTAAtctttttctgtagtagtgaacaTTCGCCAATCTGTAATTTCTGTTACTTGAAATAAGTGAAGAATGTTCACCCGATATGCAGGGAAGGATCACAAACAGCAGGGTGAAGGAGTTCTTGGTTAGCTTCGTTAGCATTGCCACTAGACCCACTAAGCCCAATGTCCTGGCAAGCCGTACGCAGCACATTCTCTCCACTAGTTTCTTGGATCTGGTTCGACAAAAGAGTTGAGAAGTGAAAACATAGCAAACTTCTCTTGAGTATACAAGGTAGTAAGGTACAaaactaaatttgaaatttcCAAAATTCATAACAATGAAATTTTAGCGAAATTTAATTACAAGAGTTTTTCTGTTTTTAGTACTGTACATCTATCAGTAATTCAGTATCAACAAACAGCAGTAAATGGTACTCAAACTAACGTCAAATTTAATTGTATTTTCTCTTAGCCATATATGCACAGTATTGTGCACATTGTTTCTCAAAATGGTCCTATATATACAGTAGAAGGATTAACGGAACAGAATATACCGTATGTACTTATTTTCCGTTAACAATTTTATCATGTCAGATTATTGTGTATATGCCGAATGAAACTCTAACTCTGGAATGTGAAATTTAATGAAGACTAACCAAAACAATATACATGTGTGTATAGATGATATATTCAGGTGCAAATTAAATGTGACACTGGGAAGGAGACATAATTAATGGATTGAGCTTTATCACACAAAATACATTACCTTCCTTCTTAAGTCCTTGTTAGCATCTTGCAGTTGTTGTTCCTGCATAACTTACAGGTTAGCATGTGGGGAGCCTTTTAAAAGGATAGACAAAAACAAAGCAATATGGAAAATGCATCACCTTAAGCTTGAGCTCAAAGAGCTGATCGAGCAGCTGCTGGTTCTGTAAAAGTTTACCGTCAGTCAGGAAACTAGTTAAAAATTGATCTCATATCATCGTTTCTAGCTTGTAGACTTGCCCAAAGTGTCAaaggtgcatatatatataacaaatgaAAGTATGCACAAAAACATACAACTCGGCTATACCTTTGATGATCTGATATGCTTGAGCGATATCTCAATTTGGTTCTCAAGTTGCTCGAGCTCCTTCGTGCTAAGTGGACCCAAGTCCTCACCAAGAAGATTTCTGCACAGTCATGGTGATAGATTTATACAAATAACCAATGTAACAAATAAATCCTTACAGCTAGGGACAAAGTAGAGACGTACCTCTGAGTTGTTTGTAGGAACTCAACTCTTGTCTTTAACTTCAAATAATCCTGGTAATTGCTCTGTTGAATAAGAAAATTAGGTCCACTGATTAATTTGTGTAAAATCATGATTATATATAAGATATACAGAAATACAAGCGCCCTATGTAATTTACTACTTCCGGCCTAACATGTGCATAAAAACTTGCTAAGAGATAACAAATTAAGATAATACTCGACTAGGCAATGACAAGGTGCTCATTACCTATCTGGAGGTTGAtagtaaaatatataaatataggcTATAGCATGGGAATTTTGGAAATGTTGGTTCGTGTATATACAGTTTGCACTGAACGAAAGAAGAGGCATATTTTAAATTACTGTGAACTAAATTATGAGACAGGATCATTTCTATCATACATGACTGATATTGCTGCATTGTCTTCAAACAGTATGAGAGCTTATGGATGTCAAATTTTTTGACACTTCATTTGTTTccaattaattatatatatattcttgtttccaattagttatatatatatatatatatattctcataAACAGGAAATGGAACTCTATTACACTGaactatttttttgttttaactTGATTTAAATCCTACTCGTCTATTAATAGCAATTGCATAGAATTATAATTGGgtatagatatctaaataaatatgaaaatctGCTAAGTTACTAGCCAGCTAGGAAAATTAAGCATAAACAAGGCAGAGAATCTACAGATTGCGCTGGTATATTTTATTGTCCTTCCGAATGCAGGAAAAGATATAGATCAATCCTAAATATTGGAAGACAAAAAATATAATGGCATTCTATGATATCTTGTTAGTTATGATCATGTTCATTTTGAGGATGGCCATAATCATTTTACACAATTTCGCATCCAGGTCTTGTGCGCATTTCATTTCTTAAATGTGTGTAATATCCTAGATATATaccaaaagaaaattaaatgTGTGTAGGATCATTTTTTATATATCATTCAGCCTATAAAGCGCTCATAggattttattaaataaaaaatagtgtttattattttttaagagtTCTTACCAAACAAAATATTACTTCTTTTTTCACTCACCATATGTATCATGTCAAAAAAGCCTCACCATTTACCTAATCACGCATGTATCTTACTGTGATTCATAATATTTTGTGCGTATCATACCACTATATTTCCAGAAATAATTAAGCCCATgggttcttaaaaaaatcatgtttcagTTCACACATGAAATGCATATACATGGAGTAACAATAGCATTCGGAAATCAGAAGGTTACTAATTCAGCCTCCATTGGAGCTGACGCTTCGGCTGAGTAGTTGCAGCTGCGGTATCGCTCCAATGTCTTGTACATGCTGTTGACAGAAGCAGTGAGGGTCAATGATGCTATATGAtacccaaaaaaaaagttaaaccATCGAAATCTTTAGAAAGAAAATTATGCGCTACTTGGTGTTGATTTATACCTTACACGCAGAAAAATGTAAAACTAATACCTACATCTATCGTCCCTAGGAGTCGTGGCTTCACATTTTATTTTATCTATCCTATATATATTAGCACATAAGATTTTATTATGCATATAACCATATAGCAATGCAGAAAAATTGTAGCTAATTTAGAGGTCTCCTCACActtcaatgagatcaatatCAACATGTACACCTTTTTCTATACAATTTTGATTCCTTTTGAACTGAAAACTATATTGATTTAGGGTCAGTTTGGTATGGCTAAgacttttttttgttgaaaagctatttttctATCTTCTTGCTGTTGGTTTTTTGCTATTGATTTTTGCaacaaatttttaacttctGAACACaccaaaagctaaaaaaatttcTCTCAACCAGCTCTTAACTTTTACTCTAAATCAATTTCCTCGTAAATCAATTTTttcagcttttcaaaagccaGCTCACAAC from Phragmites australis chromosome 8, lpPhrAust1.1, whole genome shotgun sequence includes:
- the LOC133926295 gene encoding MADS-box transcription factor 5-like encodes the protein MGRGKVELKRIENKISRQVTFAKRRNGLLKKAYELSVLCDAEVALIIFSSRGRLFEFSTSSCMYKTLERYRSCNYSAEASAPMEAELSNYQDYLKLKTRVEFLQTTQRNLLGEDLGPLSTKELEQLENQIEISLKHIRSSKNQQLLDQLFELKLKEQQLQDANKDLRRKIQETSGENVLRTACQDIGLSGSSGNANEANQELLHPAVCDPSLHIGYQAYMDHLNNE